In Phocoena sinus isolate mPhoSin1 chromosome X, mPhoSin1.pri, whole genome shotgun sequence, a genomic segment contains:
- the LOC116747021 gene encoding LOW QUALITY PROTEIN: melanoma-associated antigen B5-like (The sequence of the model RefSeq protein was modified relative to this genomic sequence to represent the inferred CDS: inserted 2 bases in 1 codon): MPQSQKSKAHAGDERHQAGDETEXCGGAQAIAAAEEESTTTSSPQCGGITQSLPTAGSCSTAQEPQRAPTTTTSAGISYTISDEASNSQHEDRASAYEVPSFTESSGTVLLTRKAGLLEQQFLLYKYKMKQPIMKEDMLKIVHQSYHDRFAEILKRASERTEIVFAVDVKEVDSTSHCYDLVSKLKLPNNGRVRGGRGLPKTGLLMNLLGMIFMKGNCATAEDIWKFLSMMRVYAGRKHFISGEPRKLITKDLVRLKYLEYRQVPNSDPLRYEFLWGPRARAETSKVKVLEFLAKVNDTVPSAFPSYYKEASRDEEEKARAMDAARADTTASQCTFQGHAQQYLPTPVEV, translated from the exons ATGCCTCAGAGTCAGAAGAGTAAGGCCCATGCTGGTGATGAACGCCACCAGGCCGGAGATGAGACCGA TTGTGGGGGTGCCCAGGCCATAGCAGCAGCAGAAGAGGAGTCCACTACCACCTCCTCTCCTCAGTGTGGAGGCATTACCCAAAGTCTGCCTACTGCTGGGTCATGTAGCACTGCCCAGGAGCCTCAAAGAGCACCAACTACCACTACTTCTGCAGGCATTTCTTACACGATATCTGATGAAGCTTCCAACAGCCAACATGAGGATAGGGCAAGCGCCTATGAGGTCCCATCCTTCACTGAGAGCTCGGGAACTGTCTTGTTAACCAGGAAAGCTGGGTTGTTGGAGCAGCAGTTCCTTCTGTACAAGTATAAAATGAAACAGCCCATTATGAAGGAAGATATGCTGAAGATTGTCCACCAAAGCTACCACGACCGATTTGCTGAGATTCTCAAGAGAGCCTCTGAGCGCACTGAGATAGTCTTTGCAGTAGATGTGAAGGAAGTCGACTCAACCAGTCACTGCTATGATCTTGTCAGCAAATTGAAACTTCCCAACAATGGGAGGGTGCGTGGTGGAAGGGGGTTACCCAAGACCGGTCTCCTGATGAATCTCCTGGGTATGATCTTCATGAAGGGCAACTGTGCCACTGCGGAAGACATCTGGAAATTCCTGAGTATGATGCGAGTGTATGCTGGAAGGAAACATTTCATCTCTGGGGAGCCCAGGAAGCTCATCACCAAAGATTTAGTGAGGCTGAAGTACCTGGAGTACCGTCAGGTGCCCAACAGTGATCCTCTGCGCTATGAGTTCCTGTGGGGCCCGAGAGCCCGCGCTGAAACCAGCAAGGTGAAAGTCCTGGAATTTTTGGCAAAGGTCAATGACACAGTTCCCAGCGCCTTTCCATCTTATTACAAAGAAGCTTCGcgagatgaagaagagaaagccAGAGCCATGGATGCAGCCAGGGCTGACACTACTGCCAGTCAGTGCACCTTCCAGGGCCATGCCCAGCAATATCTTCCCACCCCTGTTGAAGTCTGA